A single genomic interval of Phocoena sinus isolate mPhoSin1 chromosome 15, mPhoSin1.pri, whole genome shotgun sequence harbors:
- the LOC116740501 gene encoding mucin-3B-like, with amino-acid sequence MASTFQTSTAITQAPTSNDILTTPTTQVVSVATEASTELGTWRTTPLNTMSSTKATLTPHLTHPHKYHPIFPSTFPNRRASLHFDPSTTEVGQSGTKSVVTACTSITALSTSSVSPSTPFPELITSTSAISTPFSTIISSSIPEITISSLSSISTSSLVSTTSKSFPTSSHVYSTDITGSSVTAFPTFSSSETARTSLTTSPQNGSSRLTQTTTMLTLSPTTQCPESISVTIVSASPTTPCIEVGPNPEVTSTPTIPLSVFTSTTERATCPSSTTRTAVFPAETDTSTSVFKTDPADVTDAPSPVSTGTIPVNTDFTSTQRPTSGTWIGTNFVTTPRVPGSTSLPVTVKPSSSFSTTMMTSSKLTHSTSPITSTPGIPATTNKTLSTLTSPRTTLTTTQMITRSRLTTSPGTCDNGGIWMQSHCSCPSTFSGSHCEFAVEHIDVDKVDAEVGMEVSVDKKFSPDLNDNTSKAYRDFTDTFRDQMKKVYQNVKGFKEVVILSLRNGSIVVDYLVQLKLPFSLQLESEYEKVKVALKEELQTVSQNSSCGKDQVLCFKPDSIKVNNSTRTELSREAICRRAAAVGYEDFYFPLLKENKLRCVTKCTAGVDGAIDCHQGQCVLQRSGPYCRCFSTDTYWFSGSRCEVTISWKALVGGLAGTAALLLLLLLGALSVFVARSWRRRGQGGGLSWDDSKWFETCDENTVKTFSNLGFENDRTSKDENVCVALENVDTNMTVRGQGQGLGRDKEAVTF; translated from the exons ATGGCCAGTACCTTTCAGACATCCACAGCTATCACTCAAGCACCTACTTCAAATGATATATTAACAACGCCTACAACACAAGTTGTATCTGTCGCCACAGAAGCATCCACTGAACTAGGTACATGGAGAACAACTCCTCTGAACACCATGAGCTCCACGAAAGCGACACTGACTCCA CACCTCACCCACCCACACAAATATCACCCCATCTTCCCCTCCACCTTCCCCAACCGCAGAGCCAGTCTCCACTTCGACC CCTCAACCACAGAAGTAGGCCAGTCTGGGACCAAAAGCGTGGTAACAGCATGCACCTCAATAACAGCTCTCAGTACTTCAAGTGTTTCTCCCTCAACACCTTTCCCTGAATTGATTACTTCTACTAGTGCAATAAGTACCCCTTTTAGTACCATCATCTCGTCTTCAATACCTGAAATAACAATATCATCTCTATCTTCTATCAGCACAAGTTCACTGGTCTCTACGACAAGTAAGTCTTTTCCTACCTCCTCTCATGTCTACAGTACAGACATCACAGGGTCTTCTGTCACAGCTTTTCCTactttttcctcatctgaaacTGCAAGAACTTCTCTCACCACTTCTCCCCAAAATGGCAGCAGTCGTCTTACCCAAACCACCACCATGTTGACTCTTTCTCCCACTACCCAATGTCCAGAATCAATATCAGTTACAATAGTGTCTGCCTCTCCCACTACACCATGTATAGAAGTGGGTCCAAATCCTGAAGTTACTTCTACACCCACCATCCCATTATCAGTTTTTACCTCTACTACTGAGAGGGCCACCTGTCCCAGTTCCACCACCAGGACAGCTGTGTTCCCTGCAGAAACGGACACTTCTACTTCCGTTTTCAAAACTGACCCCGCTGACGTGACTGATGCCCCTAGTCCTGTCAGCACTGGAACCATCCCCGTTAACACGGACTTCACGAGCACACAAAGACCCACCAGTGGCACCTGGATCGGCACCAACTTTGTAACTACCCCACGTGTGCCCGGCTCCACGAGCCTCCCAGTGACCGTGAAACCAAGTAGCAGCTTTTCAACTACCATGATGACTTCAAGCAAGCTGACGCACTCCACCTCACCCATCACCAGCACTCCAGGGATACCAGCGACTACCAACAAGACTCTCTCCACCCTTACGTCACCCAGGACAACTTTGACCACGACTCAGATGATCACACGGTCTAGATTGACCACCTCCCCAG GCACTTGTGACAACGGTGGCATCTGGATGCAGAGCCACTGCTCCTGCCCCAGCACTTTCTCTGGCTCCCACTGTGAGTTTGCTGTGGAACACATAGATGTGG ACAAAGTGGATGCTGAAGTGGGCATGGAGGTTTCTGTCGACAAGAAGTTCTCCCCGGACCTCAATGACAACACTTCTAAGGCCTATAGAGATTTCACGGACACCTTCCGGGATCAG ATGAAGAAGGTTTACCAAAATGTGAAGGGGTTCAAGGAGGTGGTGATCCTTTCTCTGAG GAATGGCAGCATTGTTGTGGACTACCTGGTCCAGCTGAAGTTACCCTTCAGCCTCCAGCTGGAGAGCGAGTATGAGAAGGTGAAAGTGGCCCTGAAGGAAGAGCTCCAGACTGTCAGCCAGAATAGCAGCTGCGGGAAGGACCAGG tctTGTGTTTTAAGCCTGATTCCATCAAGGTGAACAACAGCACCAGGACGGAGCTATCCCGGGAAG CCATCTGTCGCCGCGCTGCTGCCGTGGGCTACGAGGATTTCTACTTCCCCTTGCTGAAAGAGAACAAGCTCCGCTGTGTCACCAAATGCACGGCGGGCGTGGACGGCGCCATCGACTGTCATCAGGGCCAGTGCGTTCTGCAGAGGAGCGGTCCTTATTGCCG CTGCTTCTCCACGGACACGTACTGGTTCTCGGGCTCGCGCTGCGAGGTGACCATCTCCTGGAAGGCGCTTGTCGGAGGCCTGGCGGGGACCGcggcgctgctgctgctgctgctgctgggggcgCTGAGCGTCTTCGTCGCGCGCTCGTGGAGGAGGCGCGGCCAAGGCGGAGGCCT GTCCTGGGACGACAGCAAGTGGTTCGAGACCTGTGATGAGAACACCGTGAAGACTTTTTCTAACTTGGGCTTCGAGAATGACAGAACAAG taaaGATGAAAACGTCTGTGTGGCCTTGGAGAACGTGGACACTAATATGACGGTGAGGGGGCAAG GacaggggctgggcagggacaAGGAGGCGGTGACCTTCTAG